Part of the Musa acuminata AAA Group cultivar baxijiao chromosome BXJ2-7, Cavendish_Baxijiao_AAA, whole genome shotgun sequence genome is shown below.
GCTAATTTAATTACAAAATGCAAACTTCTCTGAGCTCACCAGAGCCAGTTGCTGCCACTTTGGCAGTACTAGAAACAATGGCCAGGCCACATTTTTTTAATGTCTCGTCAGAATGATTGCTCGATCTAAATATGAGCTACACAGAACTCATAGCCTCACACagtaaaaaaatcaaacaaagatTACACTTACCAGAATCCAACTACTAAGAATCCTCAAGATTGGAAAATCTAAGATACTTTTAATTTTGACATGATGAATACTATAATCTGTTTCACATGACTCAAATGGCTCATGATTGCATAACCAGATTATCATAGGCTTCAAATGATTCTAACTATTTAAAAAGAACAATGAAAGCTACACATGCACTTCGTTAATAGTAACAATAGTATGCACTACAAATATAGTAACACGAGCATTAAGCATTTCTTAGCTGTAAGACAAACCTTCTCTCGCTCCTTAGGTGAGAGGCGCACATTACGGGAGCTCATAGCTAGACCATCAGATTCACGTACAATTTCTGAACCAATTATTTTAACCGCAAAATCAAGATCACGAACCTAAAATAGACCAGCAATCAACAAAAGCACCCAAAGAGTTACTAATATGATGTAATTTTGCTTCTTGGTGATGAGTCATCTAATacaaattaatcaaaagcaggaaAAAAGTGATAAATTAAACATTCACTAATGCTGCATATTATGCAGATATTCCTTCATATAAGCATGAACAATGACAAAGATTACAAGTCGATGGAACGCTAATAATGTCATCCATCGATCAAGCAACATGCAGTTGACAACACAATCAAAGTTTTTGTTCTATCTGAGTCCACAGTTAATAGTGGTCCAACTTAGCCATTAGTGAACACATTTGGTGACATTAAGAGTCATGAACCAGGTGTCTTGAGAAGTGGGGGCCATCATCACAGGCTATATAAAAGGGGTCCACCAAGTAATGCATTAATTGAGTGTAGACATTTATGAACCTAAGTAATGCACATTTATGGAAAAAAACAATACTAACTTTTTCACCTATTTATGGTGCCAAAGAGCATATCACAAACTAAACAAACCAAGTGTGCTTTCATAATTCATTGCTATTCCGATTAAGACTATTAGGCCATCTACACAAATAATATCCCAATATCCCATTTCATCCCTATCTACACAAATAATATCCCATTTCATCCCTATCTACACAAATCAAGCTTATGTTTTTCAACCTATCAGATGTGAGCCCAACAAAGAATATATGAACAGCCAGAAATCTGAGAGTTGACCATTATGGTCAAATATGTTTAACCTTTTAAAGAACACAGGAGAGTTAAGCTAAGATAAGAGTCTAAGACAACCCAAGCTTATGTCTTTTTACATATTAGATGTGAGTCCAACTAAAGTTGTGATGGGCATCAAATGTGTCACGAGTCATGTTTCATAGATGGAGTGTTGAGTAGTGAAAAACATGTTCAAAGTTAGTATAATATAACGGAGATCGTTATAGTGGTTATATGAGTTTATTAGAAAAGATAGAATATGGATTATTTCACTTGTAAACAATTAGGCATatcacaaataaataataatgatgaaaaatcatttaagatggtacaAATATTTTCAAAGGAGAACAATAGATTTTGTGCTTAGACGGAATTTAATCAGGATTAATGGTAAGAGGAGAGAAACAAGGAGTTGAATGCTCTTGATTTAAGTAGAATTATTGCCATAAACATAACCACAAAAAAGAAAATCCATGTAGCCAACCCTAAAGGGTTGGAACATTATGGCTTGTAGTCGTTGATGTTTTTCCAGGTCAATGACTTCATACAAAATGCAGAATTTGAGTAGGGCATCCTATTTGGTGTACACCTATGGCAACATCAACGAGTCTAGCATTCACAATAAACTGTTTCCCTCTGGTTCAGCTAAAGTCACAATTCTTGTTCTCTGTGAACTGAACTGAaacgaaaaggagaaaaaaactgcagaggaggtaacaaatctcGGACATACCATTCGACAGATGATGCGCCATTGTTGATAGTCCTTCTTGCCGAAGACCGCGATATCGGGTTCCACGATATTGAACAGCTTGGCCACGATGGTCGCGACCCCTCGGAAAAAGACCGGCCTGCTCATCCCGCACAATCCGCGCTCCAGCTTCTCCACCCGGACCCAGGTCTCGTGCCCTGACCCATCACCCGCCGCCGCCTCGAGGCAAGACACAGGCGAGCCAGAAGAACCGATGGCGCCTTCAGTCCTCCTCGCCTGAACATCGCCACGGCCGCCGCCTTCACCATAGTCGTAGAGGTTGGTGGGACAGAAGACGGCGTGTACCCCCAGGTCGGCAAGCTTGTGCAGGTCGCCACGGAGGTCG
Proteins encoded:
- the LOC135581000 gene encoding pantoate--beta-alanine ligase-like isoform X1, with the translated sequence MASEPEVIRDKTAMRRWSRSHRSKGKTLAFVPTMGFLHEGHLALVRAAGALADLTVVSIYVNPGQFAPSEDLDAYPADLRGDLHKLADLGVHAVFCPTNLYDYGEGGGRGDVQARRTEGAIGSSGSPVSCLEAAAGDGSGHETWVRVEKLERGLCGMSRPVFFRGVATIVAKLFNIVEPDIAVFGKKDYQQWRIICRMVRDLDFAVKIIGSEIVRESDGLAMSSRNVRLSPKEREKALSIYNSLSKAKYAALHEQSTCQELRSLVIQLVTEAGGRIDYVEIVEQESLIPVEEINSPAVICIAAWFGAVRLIDNMEINP
- the LOC135581000 gene encoding pantoate--beta-alanine ligase-like isoform X2, which produces MASEPEVIRDKTAMRRWSRSHRSKGKTLAFVPTMGFLHEGHLALVRAAGALADLTVVSIYVNPGQFAPSEDLDAYPADLRGDLHKLADLGVHAVFCPTNLYDYGEGGGRGDVQARRTEGAIGSSGSPVSCLEAAAGDGSGHETWVRVEKLERGLCGMSRPVFFRGVATIVAKLFNIVEPDIAVFGKKDYQQWRIICRMVRDLDFAVKIIGSEIVRESDGLAMSSRNVRLSPKEREKALSIYNSLSKAKYAALHEQSTCQELRSLVIQLVTEAGGRIDYVETWTGKVAILRDSGARKSDPG